In a single window of the Helicobacter felis ATCC 49179 genome:
- a CDS encoding tetratricopeptide repeat protein: MKIFKSCSVVLGGCLLTPMLSGCLGGLLGSSQPQETPNQILQKKRQEWQQARGAEGAKQRQTGQSLQAQWQSIQTQLAYKRATSYLANPNQVGYEDYSYDKALTDLQEAIKGGNADALVALGDMYFNAQGVAQDDAKAFDYYTQAASKKVVSAYARLAHMYVFGAGTKQDTKKALEYANLAIQGQNMPAHLTLAIMYINGIGVPENGDKAREHLNIACKGNVKQACQILDEIGQ; the protein is encoded by the coding sequence ATGAAAATCTTTAAATCATGTTCTGTTGTGCTGGGTGGGTGTTTATTGACCCCTATGCTAAGTGGGTGTTTGGGGGGGTTGTTGGGGAGTTCACAACCCCAAGAAACGCCCAATCAAATTTTGCAAAAAAAACGCCAAGAGTGGCAGCAGGCTAGGGGGGCTGAGGGGGCTAAACAACGACAGACAGGGCAGTCTTTACAAGCACAATGGCAGTCTATACAAACGCAATTAGCCTACAAACGCGCCACATCATACCTAGCAAATCCAAACCAAGTAGGCTATGAAGACTATAGCTATGACAAAGCCCTAACAGACTTGCAAGAAGCCATCAAGGGGGGTAATGCTGATGCGCTGGTAGCACTAGGAGATATGTACTTTAATGCTCAGGGCGTGGCACAAGATGATGCCAAAGCCTTTGACTACTACACCCAAGCCGCTAGCAAAAAAGTTGTTAGCGCATACGCTAGATTAGCCCATATGTATGTCTTTGGTGCAGGCACAAAGCAAGACACTAAAAAAGCCTTAGAATACGCTAACTTAGCCATTCAAGGGCAAAATATGCCCGCCCATTTGACTTTAGCGATCATGTATATCAATGGGATCGGTGTGCCCGAAAATGGCGACAAAGCCCGGGAACATTTAAACATTGCATGCAAAGGCAATGTCAAACAGGCTTGCCAAATTTTGGATGAAATAGGTCAATAA
- a CDS encoding tetratricopeptide repeat protein, which yields MKTKMKVAVCALALGADVLGARNSFDDPKQCGVEVPDVGYVAYEMMVSAVRNAESARLEQLGFRKEDAIACFKVAAQAGVPTAYANLGKLYEKAKQYKKALEAYQKGVDKGDDDAMIQLGVLYMNGEGVAKDYHKAFKYFEKASLKGNVTGLVELGLMYENGWGVKQDYAKAMEYYQKGKKGKDGGAVVGAYWSIGRLYFNGLGVEKDYAKAVEYLDVAATGGFAEETNRILGSIYENGGYGVDQNISQAQFYYKEGAKAGDKEAQKDLIRLLNAEAKKYQDGQDYDNALKLYQEVANAGDPDGYVHIGLLYIGVQGEKGAQQALEYFQKATDKGSSWGYVELGNMYKDGKGVAQDYQEAINYYKKGMQTGNALGYYSMASLYLEGKGVPKSPTKAIEYYQKAASLGKGDGWFYIGQMYEMGHGVKQDDAKAIQYYQKAIRKGSALAYERLANFYQNGRGVKQDYAKAMEFYHQAVKLGDIAGYAGMGQLYKNGYGVKQDYSKAIKYYKKAGEAGYYFLALASQQGLGMVRDYLGAITYYRRAINAGDTRGYAGLGALYEGGHAFRQNFAKALELYKKAGDAGYGGLGSLYEHGHGVKQDYAKALEYYKKGTKQGDALAYAGLGSLYENGLGVGKDTQKAQTYYKKACDKGFKQACTAK from the coding sequence ATGAAAACAAAAATGAAAGTGGCAGTGTGTGCGTTGGCGTTGGGGGCGGATGTTTTGGGAGCAAGAAATTCTTTTGATGATCCCAAACAATGCGGTGTTGAGGTGCCCGATGTGGGTTATGTGGCTTACGAGATGATGGTCAGTGCTGTACGCAATGCTGAGTCTGCAAGGTTGGAACAATTAGGGTTTCGCAAGGAAGACGCCATCGCGTGTTTTAAAGTGGCTGCACAGGCAGGAGTTCCCACAGCCTACGCCAACTTAGGAAAATTGTACGAAAAAGCCAAACAATACAAAAAAGCCCTAGAGGCCTACCAAAAAGGCGTAGATAAGGGTGATGATGATGCGATGATTCAATTGGGGGTTCTGTATATGAATGGAGAGGGGGTTGCCAAAGACTACCACAAGGCATTTAAATACTTTGAAAAAGCTTCGCTAAAGGGAAATGTTACAGGACTTGTTGAATTAGGATTGATGTATGAAAATGGGTGGGGGGTGAAACAAGACTATGCTAAAGCGATGGAATATTATCAAAAAGGCAAAAAAGGCAAAGATGGAGGCGCTGTAGTGGGGGCATACTGGAGCATAGGGCGTTTGTATTTTAATGGCTTGGGGGTTGAAAAGGACTATGCTAAAGCTGTAGAATATTTGGATGTAGCCGCGACAGGAGGTTTTGCTGAAGAAACAAACCGCATATTGGGCTCTATTTACGAAAATGGGGGCTATGGGGTTGATCAAAATATTAGCCAAGCCCAATTCTATTACAAAGAGGGGGCTAAAGCTGGGGATAAAGAAGCCCAAAAAGACCTCATTAGACTCTTAAACGCCGAGGCTAAGAAATACCAAGATGGGCAAGATTATGACAACGCCCTTAAGCTTTACCAAGAGGTTGCTAATGCAGGCGATCCGGATGGTTATGTCCATATCGGGTTGTTGTATATAGGGGTGCAGGGGGAAAAAGGTGCCCAACAAGCCCTAGAATATTTTCAAAAGGCTACAGATAAGGGCAGTTCTTGGGGTTATGTGGAGCTTGGCAACATGTATAAAGATGGCAAGGGGGTAGCCCAAGACTACCAAGAGGCGATCAACTACTATAAAAAAGGCATGCAAACGGGCAATGCTTTGGGCTACTATAGCATGGCCTCCTTATACCTTGAGGGCAAAGGCGTGCCTAAAAGCCCAACAAAAGCGATCGAGTATTACCAAAAAGCGGCCTCTTTGGGGAAGGGTGATGGTTGGTTTTATATCGGACAAATGTATGAGATGGGGCATGGGGTCAAACAAGATGATGCTAAAGCCATTCAATACTACCAAAAAGCTATCCGAAAGGGGAGCGCCTTGGCTTATGAGCGTCTAGCTAACTTCTATCAAAATGGGCGGGGGGTCAAACAAGACTATGCAAAGGCTATGGAGTTTTACCACCAAGCTGTCAAGTTAGGAGACATTGCAGGTTATGCGGGCATGGGGCAGTTATACAAAAATGGCTACGGGGTGAAACAAGATTATAGCAAAGCCATCAAGTATTACAAAAAGGCTGGAGAGGCGGGGTATTATTTTTTGGCTCTTGCCTCTCAGCAAGGTTTAGGGATGGTGCGCGACTACTTGGGTGCGATTACATACTACAGGCGTGCCATCAACGCGGGCGATACAAGAGGCTACGCTGGTTTGGGCGCACTCTATGAGGGTGGGCACGCTTTCCGCCAAAACTTCGCCAAAGCCTTAGAACTTTATAAAAAAGCGGGGGATGCCGGTTATGGTGGACTAGGTTCGCTCTATGAACATGGCCACGGAGTTAAGCAGGATTATGCTAAAGCCCTAGAATACTACAAAAAGGGCACGAAACAGGGCGATGCGCTTGCTTACGCCGGTTTGGGCTCTCTGTATGAAAATGGCTTAGGCGTGGGTAAAGACACACAAAAAGCCCAAACATACTACAAAAAAGCCTGTGATAAGGGCTTTAAACAAGCTTGCACAGCCAAATAA
- a CDS encoding FkbM family methyltransferase: MLRQLFKGIKRQVEQMLIRYLDRYLKPRLKLVELELATLIKDEFSKTRVEQIRQSKDKIFTFNVPLIHAFHQKYPNVGQITMYLPNVSVDHIQTCIVVDNDFYDTHVMQQADKYFKDEANILDLGSNIGSNALYYALVRKAKKVYAFEPLKKAYEILCKNIKLNSLQDVIVPHNMALGEKIGKASIKYSPTFSMGGTALKNDENGNLVVKSLDELQKEGCFVNKIDFLKIDVEGFESHVLRGGGGGILRIS; encoded by the coding sequence ATGCTTCGTCAATTATTTAAAGGGATAAAGAGACAGGTTGAACAGATGTTAATTAGGTATTTGGATAGATACCTGAAGCCAAGACTTAAACTTGTAGAGTTAGAATTGGCTACTCTAATCAAGGATGAGTTCTCAAAAACAAGAGTGGAACAAATAAGGCAATCCAAAGACAAGATTTTTACATTCAATGTGCCTCTCATACATGCTTTTCATCAAAAATATCCAAATGTTGGACAAATTACCATGTATCTGCCCAATGTTTCAGTTGATCACATTCAGACATGTATAGTGGTAGACAATGATTTTTATGACACTCATGTCATGCAACAAGCAGATAAATATTTCAAAGATGAGGCTAACATTTTGGATCTGGGTTCTAATATTGGTAGTAACGCTCTTTATTATGCCCTTGTGCGCAAAGCAAAAAAAGTCTACGCTTTTGAACCACTAAAAAAAGCTTATGAAATTTTATGTAAAAACATTAAGCTTAATTCCCTGCAAGATGTGATCGTTCCACATAACATGGCATTGGGAGAGAAAATAGGTAAGGCTAGTATAAAGTATTCTCCTACCTTTTCCATGGGTGGGACTGCCCTGAAAAATGATGAAAATGGGAATTTAGTTGTTAAAAGTTTGGATGAATTGCAAAAAGAGGGTTGCTTTGTAAATAAAATTGATTTTTTAAAAATTGATGTAGAAGGTTTTGAAAGCCATGTGTTGCGGGGGGGGGGGGGGGGTATTCTTAGAATATCATAA
- a CDS encoding restriction endonuclease subunit S gives MDKHPLKTWILQEWGTSVLKPTSKHPLKKLLQEHCPQGVEWVELGEIGEFVRGSGLTKADLHPDNPSGELVGAIHYGEIHTFYNTHTAQTKSFVSPELAKKLKPVYCGDIILTTTSEDLKGLCKAVAWLGDSQIVTGGHAAIFRHHQNPKYLAYWFHTKDFIKQKRKIAYGTKVTEVKPSDLARCIIPLPPLAIQAKIVEILDQFNALTTDLQEGIPAEIEAREKQYQHYLNTLLNFKESACQSRAL, from the coding sequence TTGGACAAACACCCGCTTAAAACTTGGATTTTACAAGAGTGGGGCACATCTGTGCTAAAGCCCACTTCTAAACATCCCTTAAAAAAGTTATTGCAAGAGCATTGCCCGCAAGGCGTGGAGTGGGTGGAACTGGGCGAGATTGGGGAGTTTGTGCGGGGCAGTGGGCTCACTAAGGCAGATTTACACCCCGATAATCCTAGCGGGGAGCTGGTGGGGGCGATCCACTATGGAGAAATCCACACCTTCTACAACACCCACACCGCCCAAACCAAAAGCTTTGTTAGCCCAGAGCTGGCTAAAAAATTAAAGCCTGTGTATTGTGGGGACATTATCCTAACCACCACTAGCGAGGATTTAAAGGGGCTTTGTAAGGCTGTGGCGTGGCTTGGAGATAGCCAAATTGTAACAGGAGGGCATGCCGCTATTTTTAGGCATCACCAAAACCCTAAATATCTAGCCTATTGGTTTCACACTAAAGATTTTATTAAGCAGAAAAGAAAAATCGCCTATGGTACAAAAGTTACAGAGGTGAAGCCCAGCGACCTTGCCCGCTGTATAATCCCCCTCCCCCCTTTGGCGATCCAAGCTAAAATCGTAGAAATTTTAGACCAATTCAACGCCCTCACCACCGACCTACAAGAGGGGATCCCGGCAGAGATAGAGGCAAGAGAAAAGCAATACCAACACTACCTCAACACCTTGCTAAATTTTAAGGAGAGCGCATGTCAGAGCAGAGCACTTTAG
- a CDS encoding coiled-coil domain-containing protein, translated as MGIIASINFKPTKNPVQVFHNDRSTPPNYLLPKERQLYTICNRSGLEAQALKQEMIDKAISAYIQRIGQKFQAKTYVYSAVVNLKSTHTMQNLEKLATHFKNKYGIQCYQIAIHRDEGHIDEFGNTHINHHAHMEFVTLDENTGKNNFKRVPSLMLKQIQTEVATILGMQRGIDKRISGIKRVEPRAYAKLMEQEKTRRKELEKAHKEQLESLQANTENQQTELQALQQEKTTLEKANTALTQENQELKDKQTELENTLIDLVTIFVPQDKQDKKLTIKEAKPLLESVRKQMITINQGLGDLKLFTQEDYKALRALKDEELSIADLKKRITTIEQEAKKHYEKLQEQYKDYLNPKQVEDKITATSPEYFESIAKDRRDRFLNKHISEIEKSLNKELKPILAKIEQTRKWEHKALLEEIRGLENGIGKLTEEFKNSDAYGQMLETAKGSFKSTLLLRSQKSLKSSLCFLKSKIKFCK; from the coding sequence ATGGGGATAATTGCATCTATCAACTTCAAACCCACAAAAAACCCCGTGCAGGTGTTTCACAATGATAGAAGCACACCCCCCAATTATCTCTTGCCTAAAGAACGGCAACTTTATACTATCTGCAATAGAAGTGGTCTTGAAGCACAAGCTTTAAAGCAAGAAATGATAGACAAGGCTATTAGTGCCTACATACAAAGAATAGGACAGAAGTTTCAAGCTAAAACTTATGTTTATAGTGCCGTTGTTAATCTCAAATCCACGCACACCATGCAAAACTTAGAAAAACTAGCCACACATTTTAAAAACAAATATGGCATTCAGTGCTACCAAATTGCTATCCACAGAGATGAAGGACATATAGATGAGTTTGGCAATACGCACATTAACCACCATGCCCATATGGAGTTTGTTACACTAGATGAGAATACAGGTAAGAACAACTTCAAAAGAGTGCCTTCTTTAATGCTCAAGCAAATCCAAACAGAAGTGGCAACCATCCTAGGCATGCAAAGAGGGATAGATAAACGCATAAGCGGAATTAAACGCGTTGAGCCTAGAGCTTATGCCAAGCTCATGGAGCAAGAGAAAACAAGGCGCAAAGAATTAGAAAAAGCGCATAAAGAGCAGTTAGAAAGTTTACAAGCTAACACAGAAAATCAACAAACAGAATTGCAAGCTCTACAACAAGAAAAAACCACGCTGGAGAAAGCAAACACTGCCTTAACTCAAGAAAACCAAGAACTCAAAGACAAGCAAACAGAGCTAGAGAACACACTTATAGACCTTGTTACCATCTTTGTTCCACAAGATAAACAAGACAAAAAGCTCACTATCAAAGAAGCCAAGCCCCTGCTAGAGAGTGTGAGAAAGCAAATGATTACCATAAATCAGGGTTTGGGTGATTTAAAGCTTTTCACACAAGAGGATTACAAAGCTTTGCGAGCTTTGAAAGATGAGGAGTTAAGCATTGCTGATCTAAAGAAGCGCATTACAACGATAGAGCAAGAAGCTAAGAAGCATTATGAGAAATTGCAAGAGCAATACAAAGACTATCTAAACCCCAAGCAAGTAGAGGACAAGATAACAGCCACGAGTCCAGAATACTTTGAGAGCATCGCCAAAGATAGGCGAGATAGGTTTTTAAACAAACACATCAGTGAGATTGAGAAAAGCCTCAATAAAGAACTCAAACCCATTCTTGCCAAGATAGAACAAACTAGAAAGTGGGAACACAAAGCTTTGCTAGAGGAGATAAGAGGGCTAGAAAATGGTATTGGTAAGCTAACCGAAGAGTTTAAAAACAGCGATGCATATGGGCAGATGCTAGAGACAGCCAAAGGAAGTTTTAAATCCACTCTCCTGTTAAGATCGCAAAAATCTCTAAAATCCAGTCTATGTTTTCTAAAATCAAAAATCAAATTTTGTAAATGA
- a CDS encoding type I restriction endonuclease subunit R: MSEQSTLEKIAQGDLSTVVASKPANKARATTYQKEAELEAYLIEQLQAQGYTLLKPATEESLKANLKTQIERLNALTFSDREWARFTQQINPRNATFIDKTRMLQHENSQSFKFDNGDTKNIQLLDKRHIHNNYLQVIQQYPTPGKEHRYDVSILVNGLPLVHIELKKRGVQLKEAFSQIRNYHKTSMDAPGSLFGFVQIFVISNGTQTKYYSNTTASDTSKDSYKFTSFWADKNNEHIGDLQDFIPTFFDKHTLLSLLLYYCVCTSESKLLAMRPYQVVAVEEILKQVVITHHNKNYGKPKNGGFVWHTTGSGKTLTSFKLAQLAGRLDFISKVVFVVDRKDLDHQTMKEYERYQKNSASSNKNTKTLQLQLENPDPSKKTIITTIQKLHKFIKSNPKSSILEQEVLFIFDECHRSQLGKMHADIARAFKKHHFYGFTGTPIFEENCEGKEHAITQERFGRKLHHYTIVHAIQDKNVLPFLMHYCHISTDMELKSEADFCHPKRTAKVVEYILNNFAQVTKGSFNAILACASIEMAKTYYQAFKEYQHPLKTALIYSYSPSDDLEDENNEEADKLLPTDKDFLAQAIQDYNRNFGSNYGIDLFNDYYKDVSQRMKGREIDLLIVVNMFLTGFDAPTCNTLWVDKNLRYHGLLQAFSRTNRPHNSVKSEGNIVCFRLLEENLNDALRLFGQEDSHEIVILGGFEETYAKYKGLVSKLLSTYPLSAFAQYTRSESDQEVFINLYGEILKIRNVLVCFAEFSADKELISPRDLQDYQGHYLDLHERFRGSRESPNKAHQEFDDRCVFEMELVRQVEINIDYILNLIAEGKAEEDILRAIKSSPKMRSKQEVILSFWEFFKQHPSPDIQASFRDYMDRQRKQEFARIIQHYQLQEKLAYDFISKAFKHHNISFKGTQFPTLLPKERASFFSINPEDRPMRNHLKNQVQSVLQAFFDKYHDISTQDWK, from the coding sequence ATGTCAGAGCAGAGCACTTTAGAAAAGATCGCCCAAGGGGATTTGAGCACCGTGGTGGCTAGCAAGCCCGCCAACAAGGCTAGAGCCACCACCTACCAAAAAGAAGCAGAGCTAGAGGCGTATTTAATAGAACAACTCCAAGCCCAAGGTTACACTCTGTTAAAGCCCGCCACTGAAGAGAGCCTTAAAGCGAATTTAAAAACCCAAATTGAAAGGCTCAATGCTCTTACTTTCAGCGATCGCGAATGGGCGCGTTTTACCCAACAAATCAACCCCCGTAATGCCACCTTTATCGACAAAACCCGCATGCTCCAGCACGAAAATAGCCAGTCCTTTAAATTTGACAATGGGGACACGAAAAATATCCAGCTTTTAGACAAAAGGCACATCCACAACAATTATCTACAAGTGATCCAGCAATACCCCACCCCGGGCAAAGAGCACCGCTATGATGTGAGCATTTTGGTCAATGGTCTGCCCCTAGTGCATATCGAGCTTAAAAAAAGAGGGGTGCAGTTAAAAGAGGCTTTTAGCCAAATCCGTAACTACCACAAGACAAGCATGGACGCTCCGGGTAGCTTGTTTGGCTTTGTGCAGATCTTTGTGATCAGCAATGGCACACAGACCAAGTATTACAGCAACACCACAGCCAGCGACACAAGCAAGGACTCTTACAAATTCACCAGTTTTTGGGCGGACAAGAATAACGAGCACATTGGGGATTTACAGGATTTTATCCCCACTTTCTTTGACAAGCACACCCTCTTAAGCCTTCTGCTTTATTATTGTGTGTGCACCAGTGAATCTAAGTTGCTTGCCATGCGCCCTTACCAAGTCGTGGCGGTGGAGGAGATTTTAAAGCAGGTTGTGATCACACACCACAACAAAAACTACGGCAAGCCCAAGAATGGGGGCTTCGTGTGGCACACCACGGGCAGCGGTAAGACTTTAACCAGCTTTAAACTCGCCCAGTTGGCAGGGCGTTTAGACTTCATCTCTAAAGTGGTGTTTGTGGTGGATCGCAAGGACTTGGACCACCAAACCATGAAAGAATACGAGAGATACCAAAAAAACAGCGCAAGCTCCAACAAGAACACCAAAACCCTACAGCTCCAGCTAGAAAACCCCGACCCTAGCAAAAAGACCATCATCACCACGATCCAAAAGTTGCATAAATTCATCAAGAGTAACCCTAAGTCATCCATTTTAGAGCAAGAGGTGTTGTTCATCTTTGATGAGTGCCATCGAAGCCAGCTAGGCAAAATGCACGCCGACATCGCGCGGGCTTTTAAGAAACACCATTTTTATGGATTCACCGGCACGCCCATTTTTGAGGAAAATTGCGAGGGCAAAGAACACGCCATCACACAAGAAAGATTTGGCAGAAAATTACACCATTACACGATCGTCCATGCAATCCAAGATAAAAATGTCTTGCCCTTCTTAATGCACTATTGCCACATCAGTACAGATATGGAACTCAAGAGCGAGGCGGATTTTTGCCACCCTAAACGCACCGCTAAGGTTGTGGAATACATCTTAAACAATTTTGCCCAAGTTACAAAGGGGAGTTTTAATGCGATCTTGGCATGTGCAAGCATTGAAATGGCTAAGACCTATTACCAAGCCTTTAAAGAGTACCAGCACCCCCTAAAAACCGCCCTCATCTACAGCTATAGCCCCAGCGATGACCTCGAGGATGAAAACAACGAAGAGGCAGATAAGCTCTTGCCCACCGATAAGGATTTTTTAGCACAAGCGATCCAAGATTATAACCGCAACTTTGGGAGCAATTACGGTATCGATCTCTTTAACGACTACTATAAAGATGTTTCTCAACGGATGAAGGGCAGAGAGATCGATTTGCTCATTGTGGTGAATATGTTTTTAACCGGCTTTGACGCGCCCACTTGTAACACGCTTTGGGTGGATAAAAACTTAAGATACCATGGCTTACTGCAAGCCTTTTCAAGGACAAACCGCCCCCACAATAGCGTTAAGAGTGAGGGCAATATTGTGTGTTTTAGACTTTTAGAAGAGAATTTAAACGACGCTTTAAGGCTCTTTGGCCAAGAGGATTCGCATGAAATTGTGATCTTGGGGGGCTTTGAAGAGACCTATGCCAAATACAAAGGTTTGGTATCCAAACTCTTAAGCACATATCCGCTCAGCGCATTTGCACAATACACAAGATCGGAGAGCGACCAAGAGGTGTTCATCAATCTTTATGGTGAAATTCTCAAAATACGCAATGTTCTAGTGTGCTTTGCCGAGTTTAGTGCAGATAAAGAGCTCATTAGTCCTAGAGATTTGCAAGACTACCAAGGGCATTACTTAGACTTGCATGAGCGCTTTAGGGGGTCTAGAGAAAGTCCAAACAAAGCACATCAAGAGTTTGACGATCGTTGTGTGTTTGAAATGGAGCTGGTTAGGCAAGTGGAGATCAACATTGATTATATTTTAAACCTCATTGCAGAGGGTAAGGCTGAAGAAGATATTTTACGCGCCATCAAATCCAGCCCCAAAATGCGCAGCAAACAAGAAGTGATTTTAAGCTTTTGGGAGTTCTTCAAACAGCACCCAAGTCCAGATATCCAAGCCAGTTTTAGAGATTATATGGATAGGCAACGCAAACAAGAATTTGCCCGCATCATCCAACATTATCAACTCCAAGAAAAACTCGCCTATGATTTTATATCCAAAGCCTTTAAGCACCATAACATCAGCTTTAAGGGGACGCAATTTCCCACACTTCTGCCTAAAGAAAGGGCATCGTTTTTTAGTATAAACCCTGAAGATCGGCCCATGCGCAACCATTTAAAAAATCAAGTACAATCTGTTCTACAAGCCTTTTTTGACAAATACCATGATATTTCTACTCAGGATTGGAAATAA
- a CDS encoding replication initiation protein: MQLRTFVDLNGKYAKNLFRLLERFKNATKNGVFQVYMYENNIEGFCAFMGIPKGTRISDIDIHMLNPTIKQLTQKTQKNPLEPPYKSIKVIKNKAKARGQKVLGYTFEVVPNPAIVEQEKALENAKTLPLKRFGKKDLKVLEKVIGARGKLSVKDKNNNNFTFNNAMIENIQPSPKTKRICVLFRVNGF; this comes from the coding sequence ATGCAACTGCGAACATTTGTAGATTTAAATGGCAAATATGCTAAGAACTTATTTAGACTATTGGAGCGGTTTAAAAATGCCACCAAAAACGGCGTTTTTCAAGTATATATGTACGAAAATAACATAGAAGGCTTTTGTGCTTTTATGGGTATTCCAAAAGGCACCAGAATAAGCGACATCGATATTCATATGCTAAACCCCACCATTAAGCAACTTACCCAAAAAACCCAAAAAAATCCTCTTGAACCCCCCTACAAATCCATTAAAGTGATCAAAAACAAAGCCAAAGCACGAGGACAGAAGGTACTAGGTTACACATTCGAAGTTGTTCCAAACCCCGCTATAGTCGAGCAAGAAAAAGCACTAGAAAATGCTAAAACGCTACCCCTTAAACGCTTTGGTAAAAAAGATCTTAAAGTTCTTGAAAAGGTAATAGGCGCACGAGGCAAGCTCAGTGTTAAAGACAAAAACAACAACAACTTTACCTTTAACAATGCAATGATCGAGAACATCCAACCTAGCCCAAAAACTAAAAGAATCTGTGTGCTATTTAGAGTGAATGGGTTTTAG
- a CDS encoding restriction endonuclease subunit S, protein MPRLNERNMPKHPLEKLLLEHCPQGVEFVELGEVCSLLNGYSFKKSDYVEKSNTLLIRMGNIRPNGGFNPEHKPIYLPDSFLEKYKNYALSDGDILIAMSGNNVGMTSLIKNIKGRKLLLNQRVAKPHNLSPNIHVPFLYYVLITQRVKKYIQSLSDAAAQPNLSTASILALKIPLPPLIIQEKIVTILDCFTELSAELSARKKQYSYYLNALLDFGTPTSPRLGRHALLKESFKVEWVELGTIGEFVRGSGLTKADLHPDNPNGELVGAIHYGEIHTFYNVHTSKTKSFITQELAKKLKPVYCGNLVIVGVSENPADVCKAVAYLGQETIYIGGDTFALRHQQNPKYLAYLFQTQAFKDFKLKYTCGAKVSRLNLQDLKTFLIPLPPLALQEKIVEILDQFNALTTDLQQGLPAEIEAREKQYTHYLNALLDFGVATGGGGGKP, encoded by the coding sequence ATGCCAAGACTCAACGAGCGCAACATGCCTAAACACCCCTTAGAAAAGCTGTTATTAGAGCATTGCCCGCAGGGGGTGGAGTTTGTGGAATTGGGGGAGGTGTGTAGTTTGCTTAATGGTTATTCCTTTAAAAAAAGCGACTATGTGGAAAAATCTAACACTTTGTTAATCAGAATGGGCAACATCCGCCCTAATGGCGGGTTTAATCCTGAACACAAACCCATTTACTTACCTGACAGCTTTTTAGAAAAATATAAAAATTATGCTTTGAGCGATGGGGATATTCTTATCGCTATGAGTGGCAATAATGTTGGTATGACATCCCTTATCAAAAATATTAAGGGCAGAAAATTATTACTTAATCAGCGTGTTGCCAAACCTCACAATCTCAGTCCTAACATTCATGTCCCATTTTTGTATTATGTTTTAATTACTCAACGAGTCAAAAAATATATTCAATCTTTATCGGATGCAGCGGCACAACCAAATTTAAGCACAGCAAGCATTCTAGCCCTCAAAATCCCCCTACCCCCTCTAATCATACAAGAGAAAATAGTAACCATTCTTGATTGCTTTACAGAGCTTAGCGCAGAGCTTAGCGCAAGAAAAAAACAATATTCTTATTATCTCAATGCTCTTTTAGACTTTGGCACCCCCACAAGCCCCCGCCTTGGACGCCATGCCCTGCTTAAGGAATCGTTTAAGGTGGAGTGGGTGGAATTGGGCACTATTGGGGAATTTGTGCGGGGTAGTGGGCTGACTAAGGCGGATTTACACCCTGATAATCCTAACGGGGAGCTAGTGGGGGCAATCCACTATGGAGAGATTCACACTTTTTATAATGTCCACACGAGCAAAACTAAAAGCTTTATCACGCAAGAGCTGGCTAAGAAGTTAAAACCTGTATATTGTGGGAACTTAGTGATTGTGGGGGTGAGTGAAAACCCCGCTGATGTGTGTAAGGCGGTGGCTTACTTGGGGCAAGAAACTATCTATATAGGCGGGGACACTTTTGCCCTAAGACACCAACAAAACCCGAAATACTTGGCCTATCTGTTTCAAACACAAGCCTTTAAGGATTTTAAGCTGAAATACACTTGCGGGGCAAAGGTGAGTCGCTTGAATTTACAAGACTTAAAGACTTTTTTAATCCCCCTCCCCCCTCTTGCCCTGCAAGAAAAAATCGTGGAGATTTTAGACCAATTTAACGCCCTCACCACAGACTTACAGCAGGGACTACCCGCTGAGATCGAGGCAAGAGAAAAACAATACACCCACTACCTAAACGCGCTTTTAGACTTTGGCGTGGCTACTGGGGGGGGGGGGGGTAAGCCTTGA